GTTCGCCTTGTGCTTCGTCAACGTCCACAAAAACGCAGCCCGAAAGTTGCAGAAATTCGCCAACCCGTGCGCCGACGGTTTGCACAATCTCATCCGGTGTGGACAGATTGGCTAAATCTTTGCTGACTTCATCGAGCAACGCGGTGTTCGCTTCGCGGCGTTTGCGATCGGTGATGTTGGTGAACAGCACGGCGACTTTGCGCTCTTCGGGCGCGCCGACGCGAAAGGCGTAGAGGTCGAACGCCCTGCCGTCGAGGGTCGCGCTTGATTCTTCAAAGCGGATGCTCTCGCCCGTTTCGGCGACGCGCCCGTAAATCTCCGCCCATTTCGGCTCGATGTCGGGTGCCATCTCGCGGATGGTTTTGCCGGTCGCGTTGTAAAGCCCGTTTTGTTTTTCAAACGCCGGATTGACTTCAACATAAAGAAAATCAACGGGCGCGCCTTTCGCGTCATACAGCATTTTGAGAATACAGTAGCCTTCGTCCATCGTGTCGAACAGCGATCGATATTTTGCTTCCGACTCGCGCAGGGCTTCCTCGGCGCGGGCGCGTTCGACCGCCGCCCAGGTTCTTTCTGCAGTCTCCTGCAAAACGGCGATTTCTTCCGTCGTCCAGCGGCGCGGCTCGCCCTGATGAACGACGAGATTGGAAACCCAGCGTCCGCCTTTGATCAGCGGGATGACAACGAAGGCAGTCGAGCCGATTTCCTTGTAGTTCGTCTTTTCCGCCTCGGTCAATTCGGTTTCCGCGTCAACGTCCGCGACAATCATCGGCTCGCCGTCGCGGAGTTTGTTGATAATTGAGCCGTAAGCCGCGAGCGGAAACTCGCCCGCGAACGGCCCGAAACGCCCGCTCAGATAGTTGTCATTGACGATTACGGTTTCGCCGTCGGGCGTAATCTCGGCATACATCGCCCGATCGAGCGCGAAATGCTCGCCGAGGACGCGCATCGCCGCGCGTTGAATTTCCGTAGCATCGGACAGCGGACGCAGCGCGTCGCTCAACTTCAAGAGAAACGCCTGCCGCTGCTCTTGCCGTTTGCGTTCGGTGATGTCTTGGAAGATGATGCCGACCGTGCGATCGCCGTGGAGCCGAAACGCATAAAGGTCAAAGGTTCGCCCAAGTTCGGCTTCGCTTTCTTCAAAACGAATCGGCTCACCGGTTTCGGCAACTTGTCCCCAGATTTGCGCCCAGCGCGGGTTCGGCATATCTAAGAGATTAGTCGCCAGCCGCCCGACCGGATATTCCATTCCGGTCTGCTCGACAAAAGCCGGGTTCACTTCAATAAACAGAAAATCGTTCCACTCGCCGCGCTCGTTTCTCAGCGGTTCGACAACCGCATACGCTTCGTCTATGGAAGTAAAGAGCATGCGGTAACGCGCTTCCGACGCGCGCATTCGTTCTTCCGCTTCTTTACGCTCGGTGATGTCCTGCGCGATGCCGAACCATTCGACGATTTCGCCCTGCTTGTCCAAAACCGGAATGGCACGCGAAAACGTCCAGCCCATTGAACCGTCGAGCCGCAGGACGCGATGTTCCAGTTCAAAAATGCTCCTGGTCTGAATCGCCCGATCGATCGCTTCCCAAACCGTTTGCTTGTCCGTTTCGGGGATGTATGCGTCCGTCCAATCCTCGCGCGGGTTTTCGGTCGTGGCGACAAACTCCTTGCCTGCGAGGCTGTGCATTTCGCGCCAATCCGCGCTCATTTTATAAACCACGTCCGAGGTTGTGCTGACAAAGGTGCGGAACTTTTCCTCAGATGCGCGCAAGGCTGCTTCGGCGCGGGCACGTTCGATGCGGAGCGAAACGCGCATTGCCAGTTCCTGCAAAAATTCGATTTCATCCTCACGCCACCAGCGCGGCTCGCGGTCTTGTGCGCCCAAGGCAAATTTCCAGCGTCCTTCCCGGACGTAGGGCGCGGTGACAAGAGAGCGAATGCCCAACGCCTGGAAACGCGCGGCGCTTTCCTCTGAGTGCGGTTCGCCCAAAACGTCGTTGATAACTAAGGGTTGTCCGGCGGCGAGTTGCTCGATTTCCGCTTGGGTATGAAAATCCTCAAGGACGTAATCGCCGACTAAACTCGGCAAATCTGCCGCTTTGTGGTCGTAGAACACCGTCGCCACATTCATCTGCTCATCAATTTCGACCAGCAGACAGTGCGAAAGATTGAAGCGATCGGCAATGCGATCGCTCGCGACGTTGGCAATTTCTTCAGATGACGCGAGACTTGCCAACTCGGTCTCAAGGTTGGCTAAAAAGGCGAGATTCTGTTCGCGGTGTTTGCGATCGGTGATGTTGTTGAACAAAATGCCGACGCGCCGCAGCCGCGAGTCTTCGACGCGGAAAGCGTAACATTCGTACCAACGCCCA
The window above is part of the Abditibacteriaceae bacterium genome. Proteins encoded here:
- a CDS encoding PAS domain-containing protein, coding for MIRLDGTVGWAFSRAIPLLDEAGEIVKWFGAASDITDRVEAEAALRESEEKYRSLFEAIDEGFCIIELIYDEQGKAVDYRFLEVNRVFEWQSGIENAVGRRMREIAPQHEEYWFEIYGRIALTGEPMRFENQAAQLGRWYECYAFRVEDSRLRRVGILFNNITDRKHREQNLAFLANLETELASLASSEEIANVASDRIADRFNLSHCLLVEIDEQMNVATVFYDHKAADLPSLVGDYVLEDFHTQAEIEQLAAGQPLVINDVLGEPHSEESAARFQALGIRSLVTAPYVREGRWKFALGAQDREPRWWREDEIEFLQELAMRVSLRIERARAEAALRASEEKFRTFVSTTSDVVYKMSADWREMHSLAGKEFVATTENPREDWTDAYIPETDKQTVWEAIDRAIQTRSIFELEHRVLRLDGSMGWTFSRAIPVLDKQGEIVEWFGIAQDITERKEAEERMRASEARYRMLFTSIDEAYAVVEPLRNERGEWNDFLFIEVNPAFVEQTGMEYPVGRLATNLLDMPNPRWAQIWGQVAETGEPIRFEESEAELGRTFDLYAFRLHGDRTVGIIFQDITERKRQEQRQAFLLKLSDALRPLSDATEIQRAAMRVLGEHFALDRAMYAEITPDGETVIVNDNYLSGRFGPFAGEFPLAAYGSIINKLRDGEPMIVADVDAETELTEAEKTNYKEIGSTAFVVIPLIKGGRWVSNLVVHQGEPRRWTTEEIAVLQETAERTWAAVERARAEEALRESEAKYRSLFDTMDEGYCILKMLYDAKGAPVDFLYVEVNPAFEKQNGLYNATGKTIREMAPDIEPKWAEIYGRVAETGESIRFEESSATLDGRAFDLYAFRVGAPEERKVAVLFTNITDRKRREANTALLDEVSKDLANLSTPDEIVQTVGARVGEFLQLSGCVFVDVDEAQGE